Part of the Nocardia farcinica genome, TGACCTTCGACCCGCACCCGATGGAGGTGGTGCGGCCCGGCTCCCATCCCGCGCAGCTGACCACCCTCACCCGCCGGGCCGAACTGGTCGAGGAACTGGGCATCGACGTGTTCTGCGTGATGCCGTTCACCCAGGACTTCATGAAGCTCACCCCCGCCCGCTACGTGCACGACCTGCTGGTCGAGCGGTTGCACGTGGCCGAGGTGGTCGTCGGCGACAACTTCACCTTCGGCAAGAAGGCCGCGGGCACCGTGGACACCATGCGGGAGCTGGGGGAGCGCTTCGGCTTCGAGGTCGACGGGGTCAAGCTGGTCGGCGAACACGCCGTCACGTTCTCCTCCACCTACATCCGCGCCTGCGTCGACGCCGGCGACATGCGCGCGGCCGCCGAAGCGCTGGGCCGCCCGCACCGCGTGGAGGGCGTGGTCGTGCACGGCGACGGCCGCGGCCGCGAACTCGGCTTCCCCACCGCCAACGTGGCGCCGCCGATGTATGCCGCGATTCCCGCCGACGGCGTGTACGCGGGCTGGTTCACCGTGCTCGGGCCGGGGCCGACCATCGGCACCGTGACGCCGGGGGAGCGCGCGATGGCGGCGATCTCGGTCGGCACCAACCCCACCTTCTCCGGCCGCGCCCGCACGGTGGAGGCCTACGTCATCGACGGTCAGGCCGACCTGTACGGCCAGCACGTCGCCGTCGACTTCGTCGAGCACCTGCGCGGCATGGAGAAATTCGACGGGCTGGACTCGCTGATCGCGGCGATGCG contains:
- a CDS encoding bifunctional riboflavin kinase/FAD synthetase, which codes for MQRWRSLDDVPADWGRCVLTIGVFDGVHRGHAQLISRAVKSAAARGVPAVLMTFDPHPMEVVRPGSHPAQLTTLTRRAELVEELGIDVFCVMPFTQDFMKLTPARYVHDLLVERLHVAEVVVGDNFTFGKKAAGTVDTMRELGERFGFEVDGVKLVGEHAVTFSSTYIRACVDAGDMRAAAEALGRPHRVEGVVVHGDGRGRELGFPTANVAPPMYAAIPADGVYAGWFTVLGPGPTIGTVTPGERAMAAISVGTNPTFSGRARTVEAYVIDGQADLYGQHVAVDFVEHLRGMEKFDGLDSLIAAMRRDVDNARRILTA